In Microbacterium binotii, one DNA window encodes the following:
- a CDS encoding DedA family protein, whose amino-acid sequence MADPFLTDLASSPWALPLMALLVFADALLVVIPGEVAVTAMGALAVSTGQPPIVAVVAVAAAAAFAGDAAGYLLGRTVGIERWRWMRHPRVAAAFAWARGRLHRSAATVVFTARFIPFARVAVTLTAGATRVRPARFLGACGLAALGWAAYQSLIGAAVGAIVPGGPVVAVIVSIVLALGLGFAVDAVAARRVRAPR is encoded by the coding sequence GTGGCGGATCCCTTCCTGACCGATCTCGCGTCGAGTCCGTGGGCGCTGCCGCTCATGGCCCTGCTCGTGTTCGCCGACGCCCTTCTGGTGGTGATCCCGGGCGAGGTCGCGGTGACCGCCATGGGCGCACTGGCGGTGTCGACCGGCCAGCCCCCGATCGTCGCGGTCGTCGCCGTCGCCGCCGCCGCGGCATTCGCGGGCGACGCCGCCGGATACCTGCTGGGACGCACGGTCGGGATCGAACGCTGGCGCTGGATGCGGCATCCCCGCGTCGCGGCGGCGTTCGCCTGGGCGCGAGGGCGTCTGCACCGCAGCGCCGCGACGGTCGTGTTCACCGCCCGCTTCATCCCCTTCGCGCGCGTCGCCGTCACCCTCACGGCGGGAGCCACGCGCGTGCGCCCGGCGAGGTTCCTGGGCGCGTGCGGACTCGCGGCGCTGGGCTGGGCGGCCTATCAGAGCCTGATCGGCGCGGCGGTCGGCGCCATCGTGCCGGGCGGCCCCGTCGTCGCGGTGATCGTGTCCATCGTTCTCGCTCTTGGCCTGGGCTTCGCCGTGGACGCGGTTGCCGCGAGACGGGTGAGGGCGCCGCGGTGA
- a CDS encoding FMN reductase produces MSTRRIAVVSAGLSNPSSTRMLADRLLAATARELAERDIEITADVFELRDYAHDITNNLLTGFAPTALETMINTVVSADALIVVTPIFSTSYSGLFKSFIDVLDPDALRGKPVLIGANAGTARHSLAIDYAIRPLFAYLHADAVSTGVFAASADWGGSGDQVATLSSRVDKGARELAEAIARRSPVVDADPFDPANYLGEGRSFGHLLGGLSGE; encoded by the coding sequence ATGAGCACCCGTCGTATCGCCGTCGTCTCGGCGGGGCTGTCGAACCCGTCGTCGACCCGGATGCTGGCCGACCGCCTGCTCGCCGCCACGGCGCGCGAGCTGGCGGAGCGCGACATCGAGATCACCGCCGACGTGTTCGAGCTGCGCGACTACGCGCACGACATCACGAACAACCTGCTGACCGGGTTCGCGCCCACGGCGCTGGAGACGATGATCAACACGGTCGTGTCGGCCGATGCGCTCATCGTCGTCACGCCGATCTTCTCCACCAGTTACTCGGGTCTCTTCAAGTCGTTCATCGACGTGCTCGACCCCGACGCGCTGCGCGGCAAGCCGGTGCTCATCGGCGCGAACGCGGGGACCGCCCGCCACTCGCTGGCGATCGACTACGCGATCCGCCCGCTGTTCGCCTACCTCCACGCGGATGCGGTCTCCACCGGCGTGTTCGCCGCCTCCGCCGACTGGGGCGGTAGCGGAGACCAGGTCGCGACGCTCTCGAGCCGCGTGGACAAGGGCGCGCGCGAGCTGGCCGAGGCCATCGCCCGCCGCAGCCCCGTCGTCGACGCCGACCCGTTCGATCCGGCGAACTACCTCGGGGAGGGCCGTTCGTTCGGCCATCTGCTGGGAGGTCTCTCGGGGGAGTGA
- a CDS encoding LLM class flavin-dependent oxidoreductase: MQFGIFTVSDITQDPVSGHTPSEAERIRNTITIAKHAEEVGLDVFALGEHHNPPFWSSSPTTTLAAIAAQTERLLVSTATTLITTNDPVKIAEDFAMLQHVSNGRTDIMLGRGNTGPVYPWFGKDIRQGLPIALENYALLHKLWREDVVDWEGKFRTPLQGFTATPRPLDGVPPFVWHGSIRTPEVAEQAAYYGDGFFANNIFWPAEHYQRLIALYRQRYAHYGHGTPEQAIVGLGGQVFMRANSQDAVNEFRPYFDNAPVYGHGPSMEDFTQMTPLTVGSPQQVIDRYAGMRELFGDYQRQLFLMDHAGLPLKIVLEQLDILGGEVVPVLRKELAKNRPAEVPDAPTHENLVRKMYGDAEPRQATPRANRGDNLTSGSPYQDTPQPVGAAFGAAATRSA; this comes from the coding sequence ATGCAGTTCGGCATCTTCACGGTCTCGGACATCACCCAGGACCCGGTGTCGGGTCACACCCCGAGCGAAGCGGAGCGCATCCGCAACACCATCACGATCGCCAAGCACGCCGAGGAGGTGGGGCTGGACGTCTTCGCCCTCGGCGAGCACCACAACCCGCCCTTCTGGTCGTCGTCGCCCACCACGACGCTCGCCGCGATCGCCGCGCAGACCGAGCGACTGCTCGTGTCGACCGCCACGACGCTCATCACCACGAACGACCCGGTGAAGATCGCCGAGGACTTCGCGATGCTGCAGCACGTCTCGAACGGCCGCACCGACATCATGCTCGGCCGTGGCAACACGGGCCCCGTCTACCCCTGGTTCGGCAAGGACATCCGCCAGGGTCTGCCGATCGCGCTGGAGAACTACGCGCTGCTGCACAAGCTGTGGCGCGAGGACGTCGTGGACTGGGAGGGCAAGTTCCGCACCCCGCTGCAGGGCTTCACCGCCACGCCGCGCCCCCTCGACGGCGTGCCCCCCTTCGTCTGGCACGGCTCGATCCGCACGCCGGAGGTCGCAGAGCAGGCCGCCTACTACGGTGACGGCTTCTTCGCGAACAACATCTTCTGGCCGGCCGAGCACTACCAGCGCCTGATCGCGCTGTACCGCCAGCGTTACGCGCACTACGGACACGGCACGCCCGAGCAGGCGATCGTGGGCCTCGGTGGACAGGTGTTCATGCGCGCGAACTCGCAGGACGCCGTCAACGAGTTCCGTCCCTACTTCGACAACGCCCCGGTCTACGGACACGGCCCGTCGATGGAGGACTTCACGCAGATGACGCCGCTCACCGTCGGCTCGCCCCAGCAGGTCATCGACCGCTACGCGGGCATGCGCGAGCTGTTCGGCGACTACCAGCGCCAGCTGTTCCTCATGGACCACGCAGGGCTTCCCCTGAAGATCGTGCTCGAGCAGCTGGACATCCTGGGCGGTGAGGTCGTGCCCGTGCTGCGCAAGGAGCTCGCCAAGAACCGTCCCGCCGAGGTGCCGGACGCGCCGACCCACGAGAACCTCGTGCGCAAGATGTACGGCGACGCCGAGCCCCGTCAGGCCACCCCGCGTGCCAACCGCGGTGACAACTTGACCTCGGGTTCGCCCTACCAGGACACCCCGCAGCCGGTCGGCGCCGCCTTCGGTGCCGCTGCCACTCGGAGCGCCTGA
- a CDS encoding alpha/beta fold hydrolase, translating into MVVREDAAWQDRSLGDVDWHLFPPDAVRDVVAAPSGSLARVSLGPAGGQRVVLVPGVTGSKEDFVLVMPLLAAAGYRVESYDLAGQYESAAAGPENLVPPRRHYDYPLFVDDMITVLETGSAPVHVLGYSFAGLVAQLALVARPELFATLALVTCPPATGQVFRGVKRIGRLSDAAGPRAGAGLMLWGIRNNLNRVPPGRLRFVRERFALTRRSSVTDIVGLMMTMPDVTAAVAGLDLPKLVATGTHDLWPESEYRSYASRIGAQAVVYDTGHSPSETVPHQLSRDLRHLYESASDRRE; encoded by the coding sequence ATGGTCGTGCGCGAGGATGCTGCCTGGCAGGACCGATCGCTCGGCGATGTGGACTGGCATCTGTTCCCGCCGGACGCCGTGCGTGACGTCGTCGCCGCGCCGTCGGGGTCGTTGGCCCGCGTCTCGCTCGGCCCCGCGGGCGGCCAGAGGGTTGTGCTCGTTCCCGGGGTGACCGGATCGAAGGAGGACTTCGTGCTGGTCATGCCGCTGCTCGCCGCGGCCGGCTACCGCGTCGAGTCCTACGACCTGGCGGGGCAGTACGAATCGGCGGCGGCGGGACCGGAGAACCTGGTGCCGCCCCGACGGCACTACGACTACCCGCTGTTCGTGGACGACATGATCACGGTGCTCGAAACCGGATCCGCCCCCGTGCACGTGCTGGGGTACAGCTTCGCGGGCCTCGTCGCCCAGCTCGCGCTCGTCGCGCGCCCCGAGCTTTTCGCGACCCTCGCGCTCGTGACCTGCCCGCCGGCCACGGGGCAGGTCTTCCGCGGCGTCAAGCGCATCGGACGGCTCTCGGACGCGGCGGGGCCGCGCGCGGGTGCCGGGCTGATGCTGTGGGGGATCCGCAACAACCTCAACCGCGTGCCGCCGGGACGACTGCGCTTCGTGCGCGAGCGGTTCGCGCTGACCCGTCGCTCGAGCGTGACCGACATCGTGGGCCTCATGATGACGATGCCGGATGTCACGGCCGCCGTCGCGGGTCTCGACCTGCCCAAGCTCGTCGCCACCGGCACGCACGATCTGTGGCCCGAGTCGGAGTACCGCTCCTATGCGTCGCGGATCGGGGCGCAGGCCGTGGTCTACGACACCGGCCATTCGCCGAGCGAGACCGTGCCCCACCAACTGAGCAGGGATCTGCGTCATCTGTACGAATCGGCATCCGATCGCCGGGAATAA
- a CDS encoding acyltransferase family protein has product MSLPPTPAPAARPKRRVPFWDNARFASIVLVVLGHATQRLIYDSDAALALYLLVYAFHMPAFAVISGYFSKAGVPGKRQMARVVTDILLPYLIFETLWTITKFLVEGAANPNPTQPSWTLWFLLALGIFRVVLPYLALLRWPLLWTLVVSIGVGYLPNIDSTLSLSRTMGLLFFFTLGWWLREHDVVERFSLLARPWWSRVAAAAVLVIAGAVAWIFIDVWRAIDLRTWLFYEDAYSDLGGEQWWAGGIRLALMAIALLLTAAFLALVPRRAAWWTSFGQYTMYVYLLHSFVLYPFRESGVLRGLDPTWFWLPVVCAASVLIALTLATAPVRRVFRPLVEPRWSWLFADRTLARREGHRSDPTGSRRAPERR; this is encoded by the coding sequence ATGAGCCTTCCGCCGACCCCCGCGCCCGCGGCGCGCCCGAAGCGCCGGGTGCCTTTCTGGGACAACGCGCGCTTCGCGTCGATCGTCCTGGTCGTGCTCGGGCACGCCACGCAGCGACTCATCTACGACTCGGATGCGGCCCTCGCGCTCTACCTCCTCGTCTACGCCTTCCACATGCCCGCCTTCGCCGTCATCTCGGGCTACTTCTCGAAGGCGGGCGTTCCCGGCAAGCGTCAGATGGCCCGCGTCGTCACCGACATCCTGCTGCCGTACCTCATCTTCGAGACGCTGTGGACGATCACCAAGTTCCTCGTCGAGGGCGCCGCGAACCCGAACCCGACGCAGCCCTCTTGGACGCTGTGGTTCCTGCTCGCACTCGGGATCTTCCGCGTCGTCCTGCCCTACCTCGCCCTTCTGCGCTGGCCACTGCTCTGGACGCTCGTCGTCTCGATCGGCGTCGGCTACCTGCCGAACATCGACTCCACACTGTCGCTGTCGCGCACGATGGGTCTCCTGTTCTTCTTCACCCTCGGCTGGTGGCTGCGCGAGCACGACGTCGTCGAGCGCTTCTCGCTGCTGGCCCGGCCGTGGTGGAGCCGTGTCGCCGCCGCGGCGGTGCTGGTGATCGCCGGTGCGGTCGCCTGGATCTTCATCGACGTCTGGCGGGCGATCGATCTGCGCACGTGGCTGTTCTACGAGGACGCCTACTCGGACCTCGGCGGCGAGCAGTGGTGGGCCGGCGGCATCCGACTCGCGCTCATGGCGATCGCACTGCTGCTGACCGCCGCCTTCCTCGCGCTCGTGCCGCGACGGGCGGCCTGGTGGACCTCGTTCGGGCAGTACACGATGTACGTGTACCTGCTGCACTCCTTCGTGCTCTACCCGTTCCGGGAGTCGGGCGTCCTGCGCGGGCTCGACCCGACCTGGTTCTGGCTGCCGGTGGTCTGCGCCGCATCCGTGCTCATCGCGTTGACACTCGCGACGGCGCCGGTGCGCCGAGTGTTCCGCCCCCTCGTCGAGCCGCGCTGGTCATGGCTGTTCGCCGACCGCACCCTGGCACGTCGCGAAGGTCACCGCAGCGACCCGACCGGTTCGCGCCGCGCCCCCGAGCGCCGCTGA
- the efeB gene encoding iron uptake transporter deferrochelatase/peroxidase subunit encodes MNDPQSDAQQIEPADPPFGLSRRGLLGLLGAGAAGLAIGGAGGAAVATVVAGPASSADADGVHAFFGEHQAGITTQVQDHLHFAAFDLDDDLTRDDLVSLLQDWSYAASRMTQGLDVSASGAVGGSPQAPPDDTGEALGLPASSLTITFGFGPGLFERNGVDRFGIADRRPDLLAPLPRFVGDDLDPLNSDGDLCIQACADDPQVAVHAIRNLSRIAFGRARIRWAQLGFGRTSKTTAAQSTPRNLFGFKDGTANILATDTAALDEHVWVGDEGPAWLAGGSYLVARRIRQTIETWDRLRLMEQERTIGRDKREGAPLSGGEEFTAPDFSAKDASGAARIDRASHVSLAHPDNNGGIRILRRGYNFVDGNDGRGALEAGLFFLSYQRSPEQFITLQKALARDLLTEYLRHVGSGIWAVPGGVREGSFVGADLFA; translated from the coding sequence GTGAACGACCCGCAGTCCGACGCCCAGCAGATCGAGCCCGCCGACCCGCCGTTCGGGCTCAGCCGACGCGGCCTGCTCGGTCTGCTGGGCGCCGGCGCCGCCGGCCTCGCCATCGGCGGCGCCGGCGGGGCTGCGGTCGCCACGGTGGTCGCCGGCCCCGCATCCTCCGCCGACGCGGACGGCGTCCACGCGTTCTTCGGCGAGCACCAGGCGGGGATCACGACCCAGGTGCAGGATCACCTGCACTTCGCCGCCTTCGACCTCGACGACGATCTGACGCGCGACGACCTGGTCTCGCTGCTGCAGGACTGGTCGTACGCGGCATCGCGTATGACGCAGGGACTCGACGTCAGCGCCTCCGGCGCGGTGGGCGGTTCGCCCCAGGCCCCGCCGGACGACACGGGGGAGGCGCTCGGGCTTCCCGCGAGCTCGCTGACGATCACCTTCGGATTCGGGCCGGGGCTGTTCGAGCGCAACGGCGTCGACCGCTTCGGGATCGCCGATCGTCGCCCCGACCTGCTGGCGCCGCTGCCGCGCTTCGTCGGCGATGATCTGGACCCGCTGAACTCCGACGGCGACCTGTGCATCCAAGCCTGCGCCGACGACCCGCAGGTCGCCGTCCACGCCATCCGCAACCTCAGTCGCATCGCGTTCGGCCGCGCTCGCATCCGCTGGGCGCAGCTCGGCTTCGGCCGCACGTCGAAGACGACGGCCGCGCAGTCGACACCCCGCAACCTGTTCGGCTTCAAGGACGGCACGGCCAACATCCTCGCCACCGACACCGCGGCGCTCGACGAGCATGTGTGGGTCGGGGATGAAGGGCCCGCCTGGCTCGCCGGCGGCAGCTACCTCGTCGCCCGCCGCATCCGTCAGACGATCGAGACCTGGGATCGTCTGCGGCTCATGGAGCAGGAACGCACGATCGGGCGCGACAAGCGCGAGGGGGCGCCGCTGTCGGGCGGGGAAGAATTCACCGCACCGGACTTCTCCGCGAAGGATGCGTCCGGCGCCGCCCGCATCGACCGCGCCTCCCATGTCAGCCTCGCCCACCCCGACAACAACGGCGGGATCCGCATCCTGCGCCGCGGCTACAACTTCGTGGACGGCAACGACGGGCGGGGTGCGCTGGAGGCGGGACTGTTCTTCCTGTCGTACCAGCGCTCGCCCGAGCAGTTCATCACGCTGCAGAAGGCGCTCGCGCGCGACCTTCTGACCGAGTACCTGCGCCACGTCGGCTCCGGGATCTGGGCCGTGCCGGGCGGTGTCCGAGAGGGCTCGTTCGTCGGAGCCGACCTCTTCGCCTGA